The following are encoded in a window of Saccharothrix longispora genomic DNA:
- a CDS encoding GNAT family N-acetyltransferase, with translation MTDVRIVHLSEPVFRALVDGDLAAANALSPVPLTPPFAGEEWRGVWRMRLAQAEEDPSSAAWTTGVIWDEESRTPVGRAGYHGPPDEDGVVEIGYAVAPEHRRRGYARAALEALLRRAAEEPLVRTVRVSISPDNEPSYLLADQYGFVEVGEQWDEEDGLEVVYERPAHLPAAPTPDQG, from the coding sequence ATGACGGACGTGCGGATCGTGCACCTGAGCGAGCCGGTGTTCCGCGCGCTCGTGGACGGCGACCTGGCCGCGGCGAACGCGTTGAGCCCGGTGCCGCTGACGCCGCCCTTCGCGGGCGAGGAGTGGCGGGGCGTGTGGCGGATGCGCCTGGCCCAGGCCGAGGAGGACCCGTCGAGCGCCGCGTGGACCACCGGCGTCATCTGGGACGAGGAGTCGCGCACCCCCGTCGGCCGGGCCGGCTACCACGGTCCGCCGGACGAGGACGGCGTGGTGGAGATCGGCTACGCCGTCGCGCCGGAGCACCGCCGCCGCGGCTACGCCCGCGCCGCCCTCGAAGCCCTGCTGCGGCGGGCCGCCGAGGAACCGCTGGTGCGCACGGTGCGGGTGTCCATCAGCCCCGACAACGAGCCGTCCTACCTGCTCGCCGACCAGTACGGGTTCGTCGAGGTCGGCGAGCAGTGGGACGAGGAGGACGGCCTGGAGGTCGTCTACGAGCGGCCCGCCCACCTGCCCGCCGCGCCCACCCCGGACCAGGGCTGA
- the ilvD gene encoding dihydroxy-acid dehydratase: MDQTRRQAPDIKPRSRDVTDGLERTAARGMLRAVGMGDEDWVKPQVGVASSWNEITPCNLPLDRLAKASKDGVHAAGGYPLEFGTISVSDGISMGHEGMHFSLVSREVIADSVETVVQAERLDGTVLLAGCDKSLPGMLMAAARLDLASVFLYAGSILPGRVTLSDGTDREVTIIDAFEAVGACSRGLMSREDVDRIERAICPGEGACGGMYTANTMASAAEALGMSLPGSAAPPATDRRRDAFARRSGQAVVEMLRRGITARQVMTREAFENAIAVVMAFGGSTNAVLHLLAIAHEAEVELSLDDFTRIGAKVPHLADVKPFGRHVMTDVDRIGGVPVVMKALLDADLLHGDCLTVTGRTVAENLADIAPPDPDGSVLRAMSSPIHRTGGITILHGSLAPEGAVVKSAGFDSDVFTGTARVFDRERAAMDALEDGTITAGDVVVIRYEGPKGGPGMREMLAITAAIKGAGLGKDVLLLTDGRFSGGTTGLCVGHVAPEASDGGPIAFVRDGDRITLNVAEGTLDVEVDPAELAVRRQDWAPLPARYRRGVLAKYAKLVGSASRGAVCG, from the coding sequence ATGGACCAGACCCGGCGCCAGGCGCCCGACATCAAGCCGCGCAGTCGCGACGTCACCGACGGCCTGGAGCGCACCGCCGCACGCGGCATGCTGCGGGCGGTCGGGATGGGGGACGAGGACTGGGTCAAGCCCCAGGTCGGCGTGGCCTCCTCGTGGAACGAGATCACGCCGTGCAACCTGCCGCTCGACCGGCTGGCCAAGGCGAGCAAGGACGGCGTGCACGCGGCGGGCGGCTACCCGCTGGAGTTCGGCACGATCTCGGTGTCCGACGGCATCTCCATGGGCCACGAGGGCATGCACTTCTCCCTGGTGTCGCGCGAGGTCATCGCGGACAGCGTGGAGACGGTCGTGCAGGCCGAGCGGCTGGACGGCACGGTGCTGCTGGCCGGCTGCGACAAGTCGTTGCCGGGCATGCTGATGGCCGCCGCCCGGCTGGACCTGGCGAGCGTGTTCCTCTACGCCGGGTCGATCCTGCCCGGCCGGGTCACGCTGTCCGACGGCACCGACCGCGAGGTCACCATCATCGACGCGTTCGAGGCGGTGGGCGCGTGCTCGCGCGGCCTGATGAGCCGCGAGGACGTCGACCGGATCGAACGTGCCATCTGCCCCGGTGAGGGCGCGTGCGGCGGCATGTACACGGCGAACACCATGGCGAGCGCGGCCGAGGCGCTGGGCATGTCGCTGCCCGGCAGCGCGGCCCCGCCCGCGACGGACCGGCGGCGCGACGCGTTCGCCCGGCGCTCCGGGCAGGCCGTGGTGGAGATGCTGCGACGCGGGATCACCGCCCGGCAGGTGATGACCCGGGAGGCGTTCGAGAACGCGATCGCCGTGGTGATGGCGTTCGGCGGTTCCACGAACGCGGTCCTGCACCTGCTGGCCATCGCGCACGAGGCGGAGGTGGAGCTGTCCCTGGACGACTTCACCCGGATCGGCGCGAAGGTGCCGCACCTGGCCGACGTGAAGCCGTTCGGGCGGCACGTGATGACCGACGTCGACCGCATCGGCGGCGTGCCCGTGGTGATGAAGGCGCTGCTGGACGCGGACCTGCTGCACGGCGACTGCCTGACCGTCACCGGGCGCACGGTCGCCGAGAACCTGGCCGACATCGCCCCGCCCGACCCCGACGGCAGCGTGCTGCGCGCGATGTCGTCCCCGATCCACCGCACCGGCGGCATCACGATCCTGCACGGGTCGCTCGCGCCGGAAGGCGCGGTGGTGAAGTCCGCCGGGTTCGACTCGGACGTCTTCACCGGCACCGCGCGGGTCTTCGACCGGGAGCGCGCCGCGATGGACGCCCTGGAGGACGGCACGATCACCGCGGGCGACGTCGTGGTCATCCGCTACGAGGGCCCCAAGGGCGGTCCGGGGATGCGCGAGATGCTCGCCATCACCGCGGCCATCAAGGGCGCCGGGCTGGGCAAGGACGTCCTGCTGCTCACCGACGGCCGGTTCTCCGGCGGCACGACCGGCTTGTGCGTCGGCCACGTCGCCCCGGAGGCCTCGGACGGCGGGCCGATCGCGTTCGTCCGCGACGGCGACCGGATCACCCTGAACGTCGCCGAGGGCACCCTGGACGTGGAGGTGGACCCGGCCGAGCTGGCCGTGCGCCGCCAGGACTGGGCGCCGCTGCCCGCCCGCTACCGGCGCGGCGTGCTGGCGAAGTACGCGAAGCTGGTCGGTTCGGCGTCGCGCGGCGCCGTCTGCGGGTGA